The Clostridia bacterium sequence AGATATAAAGATATTAATATAACTATGATTGAAGAAAGCGAGCAAAAAGAGCTTGCTGATTCTCGTGACTATTATTATGTTCCTACATTTTATGTAGACGGTAAAAAAATCTTTGAAGGCGCACCCCAAAAGTCAGATATCCAGCATGTATTGGATACGGCTTTAGAAGAAACGGTTTCGGTAAAGCGTTGATGTCATCAGGTTTTGATTTTTCTGTTTCGCAGGAACTAAAAAAACGAATAAAGCTTAAAAATGAGA is a genomic window containing:
- a CDS encoding glutaredoxin; translated protein: MKNVEMFYLKSCPYCKKAMRFLDELKSSDVRYKDINITMIEESEQKELADSRDYYYVPTFYVDGKKIFEGAPQKSDIQHVLDTALEETVSVKR